The following is a genomic window from Candidatus Tumulicola sp..
CGAGCGCGCGCAGCCCCGTGGGCTTCTCACGCTGCACCGTGATGCCGTGGTTGAGGAACAAGCCGCCCGGGCGCAGCGCGTCCAAGACGGAACGAAAATAAATCGGCAGCAGCGCTTCGCCCACGTGCTCGACCATGCCGACGCTGGCCGCCTTGTCGAACGCACCGAGCGCTTTGAGTTCGCGGTAGTCGAGCAATTCGATCGTGCACGCGCCCGCGAGGCCCTCCGCCGCGATGCGCTCGCGCGCGTAGTCCACCTGTCTCTGACTCAAAGTGATGCCGACGGCACGCGCGCCGTACTCACGAGCGGCGAAGCGGACGAGTCCGCCCCAGCCGCAGCCGACGTCAAGCAGCCGTTCGCCGCGCTGCAGGCGCAGCTTGCGGCAGATGTGCTCGAACTTGTGCTGCTGCGCGTCGTCGAGCGAATCGCCTTCATCGCGGAAATACGCGCACGAATAGGTCAGATCGCGATCGAGCCACAGCCGGTAGAAGTCGTTTGAGACGTCATAGTGATATGCGATCGCGGCGCGATCGCGCGCCAGCGTGTGCAGACGGCCGCGCAAACGCGCTGGCCCGCGACCCCCTGGTGAAGGCGTCGTTTCAGGAGAGCGGGGTAAGCGCGCGGACAGAGCTACGATTGCGAGCCAGTCGGTGGGAGAGCGTTCGGCGGCGACGGCGTCGATGGCTGCAAAAGCTCGCTCGGCGTCGCCGAGCACCGCGATGTCGCCGCGCACGAGCGCTTCGCCGGTCGCGAGATCCGACGAGCGGATCAGCAGTGCCCGCAGAACGCCCGGATGCCGGATGACGATCGTCGCGCTTGGCCGGTCAGCCGGCTCGTACAATCTCGTCCCGTCGCCCAGTTCGAGCGCGACGTCGGCGGCGGTATCTCTGAAGAGGCGCTGCACGACGTCGCGTGCGGTCTTCGCCGCGCCGGTTTGTGGTATGGGTCGGGCGTCCAGGCTTGTGGTCACGTCTTGCATCGGAGGCCCGACCTTTTAGTCTACGGTTCCGTTTGAACCTGCGAGCGCGGCATGGCGAGACGCTCTTGCATGGCTTGGGTGGGCAGCTTGACGTCGCGAACGAGCCGCACGAGCTTCAGCAATTTGATCGAGATCCATGTCGGATCGAACTCGAACCAGCGCAGGCCATGGCGCGCCGAGGATGGGAACGCGTGGTGGTTGTTGTGCCAGCCTTCGCCCCACGTCAGCAGCGCCACCCACCAGCAGTTGGTGGAGAGGTCGGTCGTTCGATACGTGCGGTAACCAAAGCGGTGTGCGGCGCTATTGACGAACCAGGTGATGTGATACACGAAGACGGTGCGCACGAAGAGGCCCCACACGACCCAGCCGATGCCGCCTACGGCGAACAGCACTAAGCCGAGCGCCACTTGGATCCATAGATAGTAGCGCTGCAGGAAGCGATAGTAGGGCTGTGCCCATAGGTCGGCGGCGTAGCGGCGCATCTCATCTTCGTTCGGCCGCGCGTCGTTCTTGCGATACAGCCAATCGATGTGCGACCACCATAGGCCGCGATGCGCGTCGTGCGGATCGCCTTCGGCATCGGCGTGGGCATGGTGGAGACGATGGGTGGCGACCCATTCAATGGGACCGCCCTGCAGCGCGAGCGTTCCGAACAGCGCCGTGAGGTATTCGAAGGGCCTGGGAAGGACCACGCTGCGATGCGTGAGCGTGCGGTGGAAACAGAGCGCGATGCCCATGGCTCCCGTGAACCACCAGAGCGCGATCGCGACGCCGAGGGCGCTCCACGAAAAGAATGCGGGAATCAGCGCCGCGAGAGCGCCAACGTGCAAGACGCCGAGTGCCAGCCCCACCGGCCACTGGAACTTTTTACGATTCATGGAACCACAAATATTCTAGGCGAGATTGTGCCACGCCACGTCCTTCATTACTGTCTACCCAGAGTGCTCGCTAACTATGCCGTGACGAGGCTCAATGGGTTTGCGGGACAGGTTAGCTGCGGACCTTGCCGGTGGTAGCGGCTCCGCGTTCGAGCGCCGCGACCTCTTCCGGGGTCGCCTTTTGGCCGCGATCGCGCGGCGAATCCACGATACACATGAAGCCGAACGGCTCGGGGCCGTCGTTCACGAACTGATGCAGGGTCATCGGGGCTACGTAGACGTGATCCAGATGGCGCAATGGATGGACATCGCTTCCGACCACCGCGTATCCCCGCCCGCGCACCACGGTCACCGAGTGGATGTGCTCATGCCGTTCGAGGCGCGTGTAGCCGCCGGGCTCGACCTCGAAATAGCGCACGACGAAGTTGCACGGCTCGCCGCGATCGCCCGAGATGACGTGCTTCGTCACGCCGCGGAAGCCGTCGCCTTCTGACTTGTTGTCAGCCTTGTAACCTTTCGGTTCGATGCCTTCCCAAGTATGGTCGGCCGGCTTGAATTCGTGTTTCATGTTTTGTTGGGGTACACGATGACTTTGAGCGCGTCCTGTGCCGCCGCCACCATGCGGTAGGCCTCGGCGACGGAGTCCAACCCGAATCGATGCGTGACCAGGGGTCCGACGGACAGGCCGTTGGCGAGCAAGTCGAGCGCTTCGCGCGTGTCGTTGGGCCCAGCCGAGTAGCTTGTCACGACGCTGACGTCTTTGAAATAGAAATCGTGCACCCGAAGGGGCCAGCGCTCGTGCGACTGCGTCGGCCCGAAGATCACGATCGTGCCGCCGGGCGCCACGCAGTGCGCCGCCGACTCAAGCGCGCTGACCGAACCGGGTCCGACGATCACGACGTCTGCTCCCTCGCCGCCGGTCGCCTCCGCGATCTGACGCGGCAGCGGTTCGTGCTGGACATCGAACGCGACATGCGCGCCGAAGTCTTTGGCGCGGGTGACTCGGGAGGCGACCCGGTCCGCGCCGATCACAAGCTGTGCGCCGCGTTCGCGCGCGAGCGCGATATGCAGCATTCCCATAACGCCCAGGCCTATGACGAGAACGCGGTCGCCTTCGCGCAAGCGCGCGCGCCGTAGCGACTTCACCACGGTTGCGAGGGGTTCGACCAGGGTTGCCCGATCGTCGTCTACTTCCGGGGGTATGCGCAGCACGTCCACGCGCACGCTTGGCGCGGGCACGATCGCATACTGCGACATGCCGCCGGGCTCCAGCCGCGTTTTGCGCCAGGTCTCGCACTGCACGTAGTCGCCGCGTTCGCAGCGCCGGCAAGTCATGCACGGCGCGTGGTGGTGGATGAAGACGCGCTCGCCCGGCTCGAACGGCTTGCCGTCCGCCGGCGCAGCTCCTTCGCCGCACGCTTCGATGACGGCGACGGGCTCGTGGCCGAGCACGAATGGCGCCTTGCGATCGTTGTACCACGGCGTCACTTCGCCGGGGCAAAGGCCGCACGCGGTGACGCGCACCAGCAGTTCTCCAGGCTGGGGCGCCGGTAGCGGGACTTCTTTCACCGAAACGTCGCCGCCGCGTTCGTAGACGGCGGCTCGAGTTGAGGTTGGCATGCTGTTGACTTTCATTTTCGACGCGCCGGACTAAAGTCCGGCATGCCACATCCGAGCTTCGCTCGGAACGCTACATTTTCCGGGGCTAAAGCCCCGGCACTACAACACGGACCTAAAGCTCCGTGGCTACGTTTTATGCACGGACCTAAAGGTCCGTGGCTACATATAATCGTGGCTACGATGGTCATGTCCATTCGGCGGGGGCGGGTTCGGGGATCAGCGCGTACTTGTAACCCTCGCGCCGATCGAGGCGCTCGAAGATATCCTTCAGATTGCCGAGCGGCGCGATGCCCGAGACGAGCGCGCGCAGTTCTAGCGAGCCGGCGACGAGCAGGTCGCGCGCCTCGCGCACGTCATCCGGCGTGAAATGGAACGCTCCGAGCATGGTGAGCTCGTCATAATGGAAGCGCGTGGCGTCGATCGACACTTCCGAGCCGGACGGCAGGCCGCCGAAGAGCAAAACCCGGCCGCCCGGGCGCACGATCGAGATCGCCTCGCGCCAGGCCTCGGCGGAGCCCGCGCACTCGATCACGGCGGCGAATTGCTGCGTCAGCAACCCCGACATCTTGGCCGACTCGCGCGCGTCGATCGTCTCGTGCGCGCCGAGCCGTGCCGCAAGCGCCAGCCGATCGCCTCGGCGCGCGATCACCGTGGTGCGGACGCGCGCGTGCACGGCGTAGAGCAAGTGCATCATGCCGATGGCGCCGGCTCCGATGATGGCGAGGTTGTGCGGCATCGGGCGTTCGGCGTTGGCGCGGCGCAGCACGCGCCAGCCGTGCACGATGCACGCCAGCGGCTCCAAGAACGCAGCTTCGATGTAACTGACGCCGACCGGTTTGCGAAAGACGTTGCGCCGCACGATATGCGGCGGCAGCATCATCATGTCGGCGTACGCTCCGAGCGCCGCGCTTTCCCACAAGCGCTCGCATAAGTTCTCGTACCCCGAGACGCAGCGCTGACACTCACCGCACGGCGCGGTCTGCACCCACATCACCGCGTCGCCGGGTTTGAAGTCCCTCACGTTGGGGCCCACGGCGATGACGTCGCCCGAAGCTTCGTGCCCGAACGGTCCGTACTTCATCTTCGGATGACCGCGCCGGTATGTCTTAAGATCGGTGCCGCAGGTGAGCGCCGCGCGTATGCGCACGAGGATCTCGCCCGACTGCGGATGCGGCGTGGGGGACTCGCGCCATTCGATGGTGCTCGGCGACGAGAGTTGCGCTTGACGCATGCGTGCCCTGAGGTTCTGGCTTCTTACGCGATCACGCGCACGCCTGCGGCGCGCTCGTACTGTTCCGCGACCACGCTGTAATCGAGTTTGCCGAAGCCTTCCGTCGAAGCGCCGTCGTACAGCTGCGCGGCAAGCGTTGAGGCGAGCATCGGGACCTGCATGTGTTTGCCGGCATCCAGCGCGGCGTGCAGATCCTTGCGCAGCAGATCCAGTGCGAAGCCGCCTTCGTGGCTTCCTTTGAACCACGTGTTGGGCAGCCACTTGTCGAGCAGGTAGTTCGAGCCGGTCGCCGTCGCGATGACTTTTCGCACGAGATCGATGTCGGCGCCGGATTTCTTGGCGAAGACCAGCGCCTCGACGTTGGCGAGCATGACGATCGAAATGATGATCTGATTGACGAGCTTGAAGGTCTCGCCCATCCCGTCTGGGCCGACCAGCGTCGGCTTGCCCATCGCCTGCAAGATCGGCTCGCACGCAGCGAACGTCTCCGGATCACCGCCCGCCATGATGGTGAGTTCACCGGTGGCGGCGCGCGCGGGTCCGCCCGAAACGGGCGCGTCGAGCATCTTGATGCCCTTTGCGGATAGGCGCGTGTGGAAATCACGCGAAGCCACGGGCGATATCGTGGACATGTCGATGACGTAGCCGCCCTTTTTCATGCCCGCCGCGACCCCGCGCGGCGCGAACAGCGCTTCTTCTACCTGCGGCGCGTCGGGGACCATGGTGATCACCGCGTCGCTGGCCTGCGCCACGGCAGCCGGATCGGGCGCTTCGGTCGCGCCTTGCGCGAGCAGCCGCTCGAGCCGCTCGCGAGACTTATGGGCGCACGCGCGCAACGTGAAGCCTGCGCGCATGAGCGATGCGCCCATCGGCTCGCCCATCGCGCCGACGCCGATCAGACCGATGTTTTTCATCTAACACTAATCGGCGGTCGAGCGGGCAAGGTCCTGGGTCTTTGCGCGTTTTCGGCGCGCTTTGGGCACTTTCCGCAAATCCTCATGCTTTGATGCTAAAGTGGAACAGGCGCAAACCCGTATGATGATGGAGACGACATTCGAATGATTCGCACAATCGCTTTGACTCTTGGAGCCCTGACCGCGGCGGCGGCGCTTGCCGCGCCGGCGGTCGCATCGGCTCAAGTCGCAATTCCGCTGACGACGTACACCACGAGCTTGACGCAGGTCGGCCCGCTTGCGTCTCCCGGCGCGTACACCGGAAAGTTGACGTTCACGGTATCGCCGGACGGTATCGTGCAGGGATGGTACGTGCCCGATGACGAGTCGACATATGTGCCGGTGAGCGGCGGCGAGAAAGACGGCAAACTGTGGCTCAACATCGGCGATCGCGGCAGCCTGCAGATCACGGCCGACGTGCTCGCTGACGGGAGTCTCTCGGGGTCCGGATTTGAGACCGCCGCAGCGCCGTCGAGCTACGACGCGCTTGATATTCCCACGACGTTTAGTTTTACGGCGACGCTGACGAAGGGTTAAGCGCCGTGGCGGCCGCGGCGGAGGGCGATCGTGATGCTGCTCGGCAGCGCGTAGAACACCGCGACGGCGGCGAAGAGGCCGATGCTCACGAGCGGGTTGTACCAACCGAGCGCGATCGCCGCGAGGTAACTCAGCAGACCGACCGTGGTCCACGGGTTCCATTGCGTCAGATAGCCGATGATGGCGGGCACGTCTGGGGGCGGATCCGCCGCGAAGAATAGGGCGCGATACGCAAGCGCGATCACCGTGAGCACGATTCCGTAGAACAAGATCGTGATCGGCGTCGGTCCGTAGTGCGCGAGCACCAACGTCGGGTACGGCAAGAACGAGATCGCCATCAGCAGCAAGAGATTGCTCATCAACAGCGCGTACGAAACTTTTTCGATGTTCTGGAAGATCGCGTGATGGTTGAGCCACATGATGCCGATCATCGCGAAGCTCACCGCGTAGACGAGGTATTGCGGCCATTGCGCCAGGAGCGCGGCCGCTAGGGCGCTGTCGCCCGTACCTTTAAGGTCGGGCACGCGCAGCTCGAGCACGAGCAGCGTGATCGCGATCGCGAAGACGCCGTCACTGAACGCTTCAAGCCTGCCTTTATTCACTTGTGCCTCACACGTGCTGCGTCACGGTCAGCGTGACGCTGCGTCCTTGCAGCGAGAAGGCGTCGGTGGTCACCGGCCCTATCGGCGTCGGATAGAGCGGCCCCGCCCTCGGCAGCGTGAACTTGTCGTCGAAGATGTTGGTGAGGTTGCGGCCGGTCAGCGCGACGTCCGTCTTGCGCAATCGCGTCCACACGCTCGCGTCAGCGCGGAAATATGCCGGCCTGTTGAGTTCGTTGTTCTGGCTCTCGTAGGACCCCGTCACGTTGAAGTTGAGGCCCTGACGCCCGTATCGCTCGAGTGCGAGCTGGCCTTTGTGCGGCGCGATGCCCTGGAACTGCTGATCGGGAACGACGTTCGGCGCAGTTGGATTGAATGCCAACGAGCCGCCTTGTTGGTACGCGACGTCGATACCGTAGTCCGCGCGGAGCAAGAGCGAATGCGGCAGCGGCTGCTCGTAGCGGAACTCGGCGCCCGTGTACACCACGTCGCCGAGATTCTCCAGCGTGAGCAACGCTCCGGTCGTCGGATCGACCGTGAAAAAGATCGTGTCGCGCAAGTTCGTCCGGTACGCGTTGATCGTGCCGCGACCGCCAAACGGGCCCGCGCCGACCCGCCGCTCGAGGCCGAGTTCGTATGCGGTCACACGTTCAGCGGTGAGATTCGGATTGAAGGCGAGTTCGGTGAGCAGCGGCGCGTTGAAGCCGGTTCCGATGGAGGCGCGCACCACGGTGTCGCCGTTCGGTGTCCAGACCACGGCGGCGCGCGGCGTGATGAGCGTGCCGAAGGTATCGAAGCGATTGTAGTACGCGGCGGCCGTGAAGTGAAGGTAGCGGTTCGCGCTCCATTCATAGCGCCCCACGAAGGAGCGCTGCGTCTCACCTTGCATCGTGGCGGGCGCCAGTGCATCCGGAGCGGTGAGGATCTCGTTTCGCACATCGGCGGCGAACGACAGCGTGCCGTTTTGCAGCGTCCGCTCGTACCGGATGGAATTGTCCTCAAGTTTGTCCGCGCTGTTGAGGAGATACGGATTGAGCGCGGGGTCGATGTTCTCGACCGATTGATTGGCCAAGCTGGTCATGTGCCTGACGGTGATGTTGGCGGGCGCAATGCCGGTTGCGCCGCGCGAGCCGACGGGCACACTCACGTCCACGTCGTACGCGGGCGAGTTGGTCCGGAGCGCTGCGCCGGCAAAGCTCGAGAACAACGCGCGCCGCCCTGTATTGTTGGGATCATCCGGCGTGCTCAAAGGACCTGACAAGTCGCGATACGCCGCAGTGTCGCGGTACGTCAGCTCGACGTAGCCGTCGGAGATCCCAAAGCCGTAGCGCAGTT
Proteins encoded in this region:
- a CDS encoding alcohol dehydrogenase catalytic domain-containing protein produces the protein MRQAQLSSPSTIEWRESPTPHPQSGEILVRIRAALTCGTDLKTYRRGHPKMKYGPFGHEASGDVIAVGPNVRDFKPGDAVMWVQTAPCGECQRCVSGYENLCERLWESAALGAYADMMMLPPHIVRRNVFRKPVGVSYIEAAFLEPLACIVHGWRVLRRANAERPMPHNLAIIGAGAIGMMHLLYAVHARVRTTVIARRGDRLALAARLGAHETIDARESAKMSGLLTQQFAAVIECAGSAEAWREAISIVRPGGRVLLFGGLPSGSEVSIDATRFHYDELTMLGAFHFTPDDVREARDLLVAGSLELRALVSGIAPLGNLKDIFERLDRREGYKYALIPEPAPAEWT
- a CDS encoding cyclopropane-fatty-acyl-phospholipid synthase family protein — protein: MTTSLDARPIPQTGAAKTARDVVQRLFRDTAADVALELGDGTRLYEPADRPSATIVIRHPGVLRALLIRSSDLATGEALVRGDIAVLGDAERAFAAIDAVAAERSPTDWLAIVALSARLPRSPETTPSPGGRGPARLRGRLHTLARDRAAIAYHYDVSNDFYRLWLDRDLTYSCAYFRDEGDSLDDAQQHKFEHICRKLRLQRGERLLDVGCGWGGLVRFAAREYGARAVGITLSQRQVDYARERIAAEGLAGACTIELLDYRELKALGAFDKAASVGMVEHVGEALLPIYFRSVLDALRPGGLFLNHGITVQREKPTGLRALAGRFFPERSNFIEQYVFPDGEIPRLAKETEAAEDVGFEVRDVENLREHYASTLRQWVRRLEAHESEARALVGDATYNTWRFYMSGSAHNFATGRLGLVQMLLAKRSADGRSHLPPTRADIYEART
- a CDS encoding zinc-binding dehydrogenase, with amino-acid sequence MPTSTRAAVYERGGDVSVKEVPLPAPQPGELLVRVTACGLCPGEVTPWYNDRKAPFVLGHEPVAVIEACGEGAAPADGKPFEPGERVFIHHHAPCMTCRRCERGDYVQCETWRKTRLEPGGMSQYAIVPAPSVRVDVLRIPPEVDDDRATLVEPLATVVKSLRRARLREGDRVLVIGLGVMGMLHIALARERGAQLVIGADRVASRVTRAKDFGAHVAFDVQHEPLPRQIAEATGGEGADVVIVGPGSVSALESAAHCVAPGGTIVIFGPTQSHERWPLRVHDFYFKDVSVVTSYSAGPNDTREALDLLANGLSVGPLVTHRFGLDSVAEAYRMVAAAQDALKVIVYPNKT
- a CDS encoding TonB-dependent receptor, which codes for MLVASANFAALTAAFLMMAWGTSAPAAQLRTGSVVGSTKDSSGNPVAGAAIGIISPERRYAAVSDQGGAFRIDDVDEGVYELVASAKGYQLVSRHQFGVQADTTVALSITFVPAAASSITTLGTVLVNGRQALSRASAPTTSLQPQDLADQGIQQLSDVLSQQIALTMTRQLGGAPGLPQSASLRGPDPTETLIEIDGHVVNNNNTGDAGLELLDPSIYSDVQIVYGVGPSDLVSANTEGGVINFRTIDPTARDQGLIRFSAGSFGTYAETMQATGTDQRIGYALSYHRYTSQGEINNFPITNDTTGLTDLIGSSILSTTTLAKLRYGFGISDGYVELTYRDTAAYRDLSGPLSTPDDPNNTGRRALFSSFAGAALRTNSPAYDVDVSVPVGSRGATGIAPANITVRHMTSLANQSVENIDPALNPYLLNSADKLEDNSIRYERTLQNGTLSFAADVRNEILTAPDALAPATMQGETQRSFVGRYEWSANRYLHFTAAAYYNRFDTFGTLITPRAAVVWTPNGDTVVRASIGTGFNAPLLTELAFNPNLTAERVTAYELGLERRVGAGPFGGRGTINAYRTNLRDTIFFTVDPTTGALLTLENLGDVVYTGAEFRYEQPLPHSLLLRADYGIDVAYQQGGSLAFNPTAPNVVPDQQFQGIAPHKGQLALERYGRQGLNFNVTGSYESQNNELNRPAYFRADASVWTRLRKTDVALTGRNLTNIFDDKFTLPRAGPLYPTPIGPVTTDAFSLQGRSVTLTVTQHV
- a CDS encoding NAD(P)-dependent oxidoreductase, whose protein sequence is MKNIGLIGVGAMGEPMGASLMRAGFTLRACAHKSRERLERLLAQGATEAPDPAAVAQASDAVITMVPDAPQVEEALFAPRGVAAGMKKGGYVIDMSTISPVASRDFHTRLSAKGIKMLDAPVSGGPARAATGELTIMAGGDPETFAACEPILQAMGKPTLVGPDGMGETFKLVNQIIISIVMLANVEALVFAKKSGADIDLVRKVIATATGSNYLLDKWLPNTWFKGSHEGGFALDLLRKDLHAALDAGKHMQVPMLASTLAAQLYDGASTEGFGKLDYSVVAEQYERAAGVRVIA
- a CDS encoding TMEM175 family protein → MNKGRLEAFSDGVFAIAITLLVLELRVPDLKGTGDSALAAALLAQWPQYLVYAVSFAMIGIMWLNHHAIFQNIEKVSYALLMSNLLLLMAISFLPYPTLVLAHYGPTPITILFYGIVLTVIALAYRALFFAADPPPDVPAIIGYLTQWNPWTTVGLLSYLAAIALGWYNPLVSIGLFAAVAVFYALPSSITIALRRGRHGA
- a CDS encoding fatty acid desaturase; its protein translation is MNRKKFQWPVGLALGVLHVGALAALIPAFFSWSALGVAIALWWFTGAMGIALCFHRTLTHRSVVLPRPFEYLTALFGTLALQGGPIEWVATHRLHHAHADAEGDPHDAHRGLWWSHIDWLYRKNDARPNEDEMRRYAADLWAQPYYRFLQRYYLWIQVALGLVLFAVGGIGWVVWGLFVRTVFVYHITWFVNSAAHRFGYRTYRTTDLSTNCWWVALLTWGEGWHNNHHAFPSSARHGLRWFEFDPTWISIKLLKLVRLVRDVKLPTQAMQERLAMPRSQVQTEP
- a CDS encoding cupin domain-containing protein, with translation MKHEFKPADHTWEGIEPKGYKADNKSEGDGFRGVTKHVISGDRGEPCNFVVRYFEVEPGGYTRLERHEHIHSVTVVRGRGYAVVGSDVHPLRHLDHVYVAPMTLHQFVNDGPEPFGFMCIVDSPRDRGQKATPEEVAALERGAATTGKVRS